In Pseudomonadota bacterium, a single window of DNA contains:
- the folD gene encoding bifunctional methylenetetrahydrofolate dehydrogenase/methenyltetrahydrofolate cyclohydrolase FolD, whose amino-acid sequence MTETRIIDGKAMARDLRTRIAAGVATLKARTGVVPGLAFILAGDDPASQVYVRRKDRACRAAGMESLEYRLPADTAQQALLDLIARLNTDPRAHGILVQLPLPAGLDTRTVIQAIDPAKDVDGIHPVNMGRLVQGLPSPTPCTPMGCMMLLRHAMTGLAGKKALVVGRSMIVGRPMSSLLLAADCTVTVAHAKTADLAAEVRQADILVAAAGKPGLIRGEWLKPGVVVIDVGINRIPGADGKTRLVGDVDFEGAQGVAAAITPVPGGVGPMTIACLLLNTLKTASLALGVPCPVEAVF is encoded by the coding sequence ATGACCGAAACCCGCATCATCGACGGCAAGGCCATGGCCCGCGACCTGCGCACCCGCATCGCGGCGGGTGTGGCCACCCTGAAAGCCCGCACAGGCGTGGTGCCGGGACTGGCCTTTATCCTGGCGGGTGACGATCCGGCCAGCCAGGTCTATGTCCGGCGCAAGGACAGGGCCTGCCGGGCCGCGGGCATGGAGTCGCTGGAATACCGCCTGCCGGCAGATACAGCCCAGCAGGCCCTGCTGGACCTGATCGCCAGGCTGAACACCGATCCCCGCGCCCACGGGATCCTGGTCCAGCTGCCCCTGCCCGCCGGGCTGGACACCAGAACAGTGATCCAGGCGATTGACCCGGCAAAGGACGTGGACGGCATTCACCCTGTCAACATGGGGCGACTCGTGCAGGGACTACCCTCCCCCACTCCCTGTACACCCATGGGCTGCATGATGCTTCTGCGCCATGCCATGACCGGCCTTGCGGGCAAAAAAGCCCTTGTGGTGGGCCGCTCGATGATCGTCGGCCGCCCCATGTCCTCGCTCCTGCTGGCGGCGGACTGCACGGTCACAGTAGCCCATGCAAAAACAGCTGATCTGGCTGCGGAAGTGCGCCAGGCGGATATCCTGGTGGCCGCGGCGGGAAAGCCCGGCCTGATCCGGGGGGAATGGCTGAAACCCGGAGTCGTGGTGATTGACGTAGGCATCAACCGGATTCCCGGTGCGGATGGCAAAACGCGACTCGTGGGAGACGTTGATTTTGAAGGGGCGCAGGGCGTGGCGGCCGCCATTACCCCTGTCCCCGGCGGCGTGGGTCCCATGACCATTGCCTGCCTGCTGCTCAATACCCTGAAAACCGCAAGCCTGGCGCTGGGCGTACCCTGCCCTGTGGAAGCTGTTTTTTGA
- a CDS encoding F0F1 ATP synthase subunit gamma, producing the protein MPSLRDLKNRITSVKSTQKITSAMKMVAASKLRRAQEQAEAGRPYADRMARMLASLSAGMAGEEIPPLLAGTGRDQVHLLVVLTSDRGLCGAFNGSVVREIRRKINDLVARGKTVKLLCVGRKGRDLLRRQYPGLIVASFEDVGRKRLSFDDADRITTRILEMFGNGEFDVATLVYNKFRSAISQVVTLQQVVPAPVPATQAGATAGYEFEPDESRILADLLPRNLAVQVYSALLESAASEQGARMTAMDNATRNAGDMIRRLTLTYNRSRQAYITRELIEIISGAEAV; encoded by the coding sequence ATGCCCAGCCTGCGCGACCTGAAAAACAGGATCACATCGGTCAAATCGACCCAGAAGATCACATCCGCCATGAAAATGGTGGCGGCCAGCAAGCTGCGCCGCGCCCAGGAACAGGCCGAGGCCGGACGCCCGTACGCTGACCGGATGGCCCGCATGCTGGCCTCCCTGTCCGCAGGCATGGCCGGGGAAGAAATCCCCCCCCTTCTGGCCGGAACGGGCCGGGACCAGGTGCACCTGCTGGTGGTCCTGACGTCGGACAGGGGCCTGTGCGGGGCCTTCAACGGCAGCGTGGTGCGGGAAATCCGCCGCAAGATCAACGATCTGGTGGCCCGTGGCAAAACCGTGAAGCTGCTGTGCGTGGGGCGCAAGGGCCGCGACCTTCTGCGCCGCCAGTACCCGGGACTGATCGTTGCCTCGTTCGAGGATGTGGGCCGTAAACGCCTGTCCTTTGATGATGCGGACAGGATCACCACCCGGATCCTGGAGATGTTCGGAAACGGCGAATTCGATGTAGCCACGCTGGTCTACAACAAGTTCAGGTCCGCCATCAGCCAGGTGGTGACGCTGCAGCAAGTTGTGCCGGCCCCTGTCCCGGCCACACAGGCCGGTGCGACCGCAGGCTATGAGTTCGAACCCGATGAATCCCGCATCCTGGCGGATCTTCTGCCGCGCAATCTGGCCGTCCAGGTCTACAGCGCCCTTCTGGAAAGCGCCGCCAGCGAACAGGGCGCCCGCATGACGGCCATGGACAACGCCACCCGCAACGCCGGCGACATGATCCGCAGGCTGACGCTGACCTATAACCGCTCACGCCAGGCCTATATCACCAGGGAACTGATCGAGATCATCTCGGGCGCCGAGGCTGTCTGA
- a CDS encoding YggT family protein: MTPLLSAAFWLVLKILQIYLWILIASVVASWLVAFSVINTRHPAIRRILLVLERLTEPLLRPIRRIIPPVAGMDLSPIILALAIIFLQRIIIMYWPMVLY, translated from the coding sequence ATGACCCCTCTCCTGTCCGCAGCCTTCTGGCTGGTCCTGAAGATCCTGCAGATTTACCTGTGGATCCTGATCGCCAGTGTTGTCGCCAGCTGGCTGGTGGCGTTCAGCGTCATCAATACCCGCCATCCGGCCATACGCCGGATCCTGCTGGTCCTCGAGCGCCTGACAGAGCCCCTGCTGCGGCCCATCCGGCGGATCATTCCCCCTGTGGCCGGCATGGATCTGTCCCCCATCATCTTGGCCCTGGCCATCATTTTCCTGCAGCGGATCATTATCATGTACTGGCCGATGGTCCTTTATTGA